From one Ignavibacteria bacterium genomic stretch:
- a CDS encoding ATP-dependent zinc metalloprotease FtsH — MPPTQRPNDDENSELTLSRVLRNVLIWVAILVSLIVVGLMMTGTQHNEWPLTYNEYLNTVKSGNVKFARITKSQLNDFDFHAELEKPITIERDGKAIPNVKAIRTKLGVVDSQTESFWRENGINWTYESADAPWWMSVIQFLPWIILLGAFLFISRRVQVGGNGTKGIFSFGKSRARMLSEGQTKVNFQDVAGAEEAKEELKEIIDFLRDPTKFTRLGGKIPRGVLLLGPPGTGKTLLARAVAGEAGVPFFSISGADFVEMFVGVGASRVRDLFEQAKKHSPCIVFIDEIDAVGRQRGAGLGGGHDEREQTLNQLLVEMDGFEQNSGVIIIAATNRPDVLDPALLRPGRFDRQVVVDRPDVNGRKGILTVHVRKLPVAKDVDLEVIAKGTPGMSGADLANLVNEAALLAARRNSQEVTMWDFENAKDKVLMGVERKSMVMSEKEKETTAYHEIGHALAGKLMPHSDSVHKVTIIPRGRALGVTSYLPNEEMHTMSLDQLTSRLVVLLAGRAAEKVVFGQLNTGASNDLERATAIARKMVCEFGMSEVVGPVRYAAQHDEVFLGREISQPRDHSEETARTIDAEIRRIIIDAEHQAEELMRNNLELLHTLSKALIEREVLDTDELDVLISGGELPPMIKDVDALRQKIHSSAQKKPNTPPEPGTQGLALNPS, encoded by the coding sequence ATGCCCCCAACGCAACGCCCTAACGACGACGAGAACAGTGAACTTACCTTAAGCCGTGTTTTACGCAACGTACTGATTTGGGTTGCAATCCTGGTAAGCCTTATCGTTGTTGGCCTTATGATGACCGGCACTCAGCATAATGAGTGGCCGTTAACGTACAATGAGTACCTGAATACCGTCAAGAGTGGTAACGTAAAGTTTGCCCGAATCACGAAGTCTCAACTCAACGACTTTGACTTCCACGCCGAGCTCGAGAAGCCAATAACCATTGAACGTGACGGAAAGGCAATCCCAAACGTAAAAGCTATACGCACCAAACTTGGTGTCGTGGATTCGCAGACAGAAAGTTTCTGGCGGGAAAATGGTATTAACTGGACGTACGAGAGTGCCGATGCCCCCTGGTGGATGTCGGTAATCCAGTTCCTGCCGTGGATTATTCTTCTCGGTGCCTTCCTGTTTATTTCGCGACGTGTTCAGGTTGGGGGCAATGGAACCAAGGGCATATTCTCGTTTGGAAAAAGCAGAGCCCGGATGTTGTCAGAAGGACAGACAAAGGTTAATTTCCAAGATGTAGCCGGTGCTGAAGAAGCAAAGGAAGAACTGAAAGAAATAATTGACTTCCTGAGAGATCCCACAAAATTTACCCGTCTTGGCGGTAAAATTCCGCGCGGCGTACTGCTGCTAGGCCCTCCCGGAACCGGCAAAACTCTCCTTGCCCGCGCCGTTGCCGGTGAAGCAGGCGTACCCTTTTTTAGCATCAGCGGTGCCGACTTTGTTGAGATGTTTGTAGGCGTTGGAGCCAGTCGTGTTCGGGACCTGTTTGAACAAGCCAAGAAACATTCGCCCTGTATTGTTTTTATCGACGAAATTGATGCCGTTGGACGTCAGCGGGGTGCAGGGCTGGGAGGGGGCCATGACGAACGTGAACAAACACTGAATCAGCTCCTGGTTGAAATGGACGGCTTTGAACAGAACAGTGGTGTAATCATCATTGCTGCCACCAACCGTCCGGATGTACTTGACCCTGCCCTGCTCCGTCCGGGAAGATTCGACCGGCAAGTTGTTGTGGACAGGCCTGATGTTAACGGTCGGAAAGGAATCCTTACGGTCCACGTGCGCAAACTCCCGGTTGCCAAGGATGTGGATCTGGAAGTCATCGCCAAGGGTACCCCCGGTATGAGCGGTGCCGATCTAGCCAACCTGGTAAACGAAGCTGCCCTGCTCGCTGCACGAAGAAACAGCCAGGAAGTAACCATGTGGGATTTTGAAAACGCTAAGGACAAGGTGCTGATGGGCGTGGAGCGCAAGAGCATGGTGATGAGCGAAAAGGAAAAAGAAACCACAGCCTACCATGAAATTGGCCATGCCCTGGCAGGCAAACTCATGCCACACAGTGACTCGGTTCACAAGGTTACCATTATCCCACGCGGCCGGGCCCTGGGGGTAACCAGTTACCTGCCGAACGAAGAAATGCATACCATGAGTCTTGACCAGCTTACGTCCCGTCTGGTAGTTCTGCTTGCCGGACGCGCTGCCGAGAAGGTGGTATTTGGCCAACTGAATACCGGCGCATCAAATGATCTGGAACGGGCCACAGCGATCGCCCGCAAGATGGTGTGCGAGTTTGGTATGAGCGAGGTTGTTGGCCCGGTACGCTATGCTGCCCAGCACGATGAGGTGTTCCTCGGACGTGAGATTTCTCAGCCCAGGGATCATAGCGAAGAGACGGCCCGCACAATTGATGCCGAGATCCGGCGGATTATTATCGATGCCGAACACCAAGCTGAAGAACTAATGCGTAACAACCTGGAACTGCTTCATACACTGTCGAAAGCACTCATCGAGCGCGAAGTCCTGGATACCGACGAACTTGACGTCCTGATTTCCGGAGGCGAACTCCCGCCAATGATAAAGGATGTTGACGCACTGCGCCAAAAAATCCATTCCAGCGCTCAAAAGAAACCCAATACCCCACCGGAGCCTGGTACACAGGGGCTAGCGTTGAATCCGTCATAG